AGGTTTTAATGGGGAAATATTACCTTGAGCATCTGTGTTCAGAAATCCTTCAGTCGCTACAGTAGCGATCGCTTTTCTAGCCCAAACTGGGATAGACTTTTCATCTGGATGTGAAGCCAAAATTTCATTCACAGCCTCATCGGGAAACTGAAATACACCATAAGCCTGGGCGAAAATAGCCAGAGCTTCTGCCCTTGTTACCTTTTGGTTAGGGAAGAATTCATTGCCTCGATAGCCTTTCATGATGTCAGTTTTTAAGACTGTCTGTATATCATTAAATGCCCAATAAGAACGAGGAACATCTGGAATCACTAAATTTTGTTTGTTAACAGCTTCTCTTTTATCTAGCCGAAATGCTTTCACCATAATTGAGGCTAATTCTGCTCTACTGAGTAACCTTTCTGGATAAAATTTGCCATCGGGAAAGTTTGTCATCCATTTAACAGCAGTTACCTGTTGAATAGAATCAGATGAGCTTCCAGAAGTAGATTCTGGTGCTTGAGCAATTGCAGGCAAGTTTTGTAGTAGTGCCACTAAAGATAGAGTAATTGAAAGCCGATGCATCATAAATAACCACCTTTCGCCGCTAAGGGAACTCCAAGAAATAAATTATCCAATATTGTGGGGTGGGCAACATGAGTTAATTAGATATTTTTTTATTTGGAAGTCCCTAACTTGAATTTAAAAAACTACGTTACTGAGGTTAACGCAAAATTTAGTCTCAGTTGATGACGAGTTTAGGCTAGGCAATGTTGCGTAGCTACGTAGGGTGTTAACTGATTTTCATAATCAAGAGAGTAGAAATCAGCAAAAACTTGTTTTTTAGCTTTCATCTTTTGGCGTTATCGGCCCACTACTATGGACTATAGTCAGTTTTTCAGGAATTTTGGGAATGACAACAACAGATCCCGTAACGTTGATGAAGCAAGAAGTTGGCAAAGCCGCCGCCGCCCTGGTAAAGTCGGGTTCCATTGTGGGGTTAGGTACGGGGTCAACTACAGCATATACGATTCAGTTTTTGGGCGATCGCCTCAAGTCTGGCGAACTCAAAGATATCATTGGTATACCTACCTCCTTTCAGTCAGAAGTGCTGGCAAAGCAGTACGGCATCCCTCTCGCCACCTTAGATGCTGTTGATCGCATCGATATTGCCATTGATGGGGCAGATGAAGTCGATCCGCACAAGAATTTGATTAAAGGCGGTGGTGCAGCACATACCCGCGAAAAAGTCGTAGACTACCTGGCTGAACAGTTCATCGTTGTGGTAGATAGTGGTAAGTTGGTAGAC
This Nostoc sp. C052 DNA region includes the following protein-coding sequences:
- the rpiA gene encoding ribose-5-phosphate isomerase RpiA; translation: MTTTDPVTLMKQEVGKAAAALVKSGSIVGLGTGSTTAYTIQFLGDRLKSGELKDIIGIPTSFQSEVLAKQYGIPLATLDAVDRIDIAIDGADEVDPHKNLIKGGGAAHTREKVVDYLAEQFIVVVDSGKLVDRLGSSFAVPVEVIPMAITPVTNAIKKLGGKPELRMGVKKAGPVITDQGNFVLDVRFDSIEDPAGLEKTLNNIPGVLENGIFVNCVDLVLVGEVKDGQPLVRQL
- a CDS encoding S-layer homology domain-containing protein, with product MHRLSITLSLVALLQNLPAIAQAPESTSGSSSDSIQQVTAVKWMTNFPDGKFYPERLLSRAELASIMVKAFRLDKREAVNKQNLVIPDVPRSYWAFNDIQTVLKTDIMKGYRGNEFFPNQKVTRAEALAIFAQAYGVFQFPDEAVNEILASHPDEKSIPVWARKAIATVATEGFLNTDAQGNISPLKPVTRGDMAYVLSKYLQRQQRQPETPEVPVIPNSPQSP